The window CCTTAGTTTTTAGGTTATTAAAAGTTTTTATTTTTGTTGTTGTTGATTAGTATATATTAATGAATTTTATGCGAGCAAGAAGTCATTACATAGTTGTGTAGGACAAGTCGGGCTATGTGCGTGCATGTGTGTGCACACTTAAAGTGTCTTGTCTGCTCTAGGTAGGCGACTAGTTACATGCTTTGTAAGATGGTCGTTGTCGTCTAATGGTAGGATAAAATTAAGCGTCGTCGGGTTTATCCTCTAGTGGTAACATAGTTGGAAACTGATTTATTAGAAAATATGATATGTAATCGTGTTACATGTCAAAAAAAGTAGCCAATATAGCATTATTTGCTAGTTGGTGTCTGATTGAGTGTATGTTTATTATAGATGCTCTTGATATTAGTTTAGGTCTTTGTAATCATGGTTTAGACTCAATGTCCCTCCCCTTTTATATTTAGCAATTTTATTAATCAATGTTTAATGGTAGCCGCACTATCCCTTTATTCAAAAAGAAAAGATGTTGATTTATGACAACTGAAAAATATGAAATTTTAGTTCTCTTATGCACCTAGAAATCACCTCATCTCTTTTTGTTTTTTGTTTTTTTGTTTTTGTTTTTGTTTTTAAATCACCTCATCTCGACTAGAGTAATATGAAAATTTCAACTTTCTTTCTTTGTGTACGTATATATAACGTTACCGAGAGGTATAATATGAGATAAAATTTAATACTACTAGCATTAATGTCCATATTTTGCGCGTGCCGGAGAAATTTATGTACAATAAAGTTCCATCACTACCTAATAGTGACCACTTTCTCTTCTTCCATTACCCTTCCCAACAATTCCAAAGATAGCACATTCTCATTCTCCTTCTTAATCTCCAAATTTGTCTCAACATTTTAGTTTCGGAACTTATTTGAGAAGATTAAAATATATATATATATAAATTCTTAGTGTCTGTTACTTTGTACTTTGTTGGTTGCTTGCTCTCTCAAGCATAATGTCAAACAACTTCTGGGTTGTCAAGTTTGAGCTTCCAACAATTAGAGTTTGTACCCACTGATCTATTTATTTTGCTTCATTTTAAATAAATAAAAACATCCAAACCTACGTTGAGTCATATGGAATGAGTACCAAAAAAGAAACCAATCACGCAAACTCAATCAACCCCATTACTTGACAACGTCAAATTAGCTCAAGATCGAGTTCAACTTTAAGAAATCAAATGCAAGAAAATAATCTAGGTATGAAACAAAAGAGTGAGAGAGTCATTCCCCTTTTGTGGGTTAACTCAATTTTCAGAGGATGAGATACAAATTTTCAAACCCTCAAACTCTAACTTGTTAAAATGAAAAATCTAAATACATAGCTTTTGGGTCGGCCGCTAACACTGATAGTATCGACAAAGGTGGAGGAGGAGGAGAAGTAGTGGCGGGTGAAGAGAAGAGAATGTAAGGTAACGAGGGTTTGAGTTAGAGGCTTCGGTTTGGGAAAATGGAGAAGTGCGATCATTAATGTGAAGCAGTTGGCATCATGGCAATTTCACCGTTGCTAAGGGCAATTTGGGAAGTTCCTAAGTTTCACTAAAGATGAACAATAAACTGGCTTCCTCGCTTTATATATGGAGATAAGTTAACTCATCTCATCTTTGTTGTAGGTGCATAAGTCAAGGGAGAAGTAGTGTTGCAGTTGATAAGGAGGTATAAATGGAAGAACCAATAGATTGATTAGTCTAGTCCAACTGCAAAATTTATGTAAATACTTAAGGAAGGCCTCCAACCTTTAACCATATTGTCCGACCATTTGAGATCAATAACATATCATGTTTAATATACAATAATATAATTTTTATGGTCAACATAGCTAATATATATAATATACAACATTTAAGACCAATAACATATAAGACCATTATAGACGACATTGTGGAAAGCGGAAAGTTCCAACAACGTAGCTATATTTAATTGGAGGGTAGTCCACAATCTCATCCCACATATATAGTTGTTTTGACTTCAAAAGGGTATTATTAGTTTTAAAGCCACCCTCAAGTGCAAGACGTACAAGTTCTACAAAAGAGGATCAAGTAAGGATGTTGAACGCACGAGTAGGGAAAGATAAATTAGAAATAATACACATAAATTACATGTTCTTAAAACCAATGCTCATTACATGTGATGACAAGTGAATGTTGTTTTACACAACTACATAATGAATACTTATTTGTTTGAGTGATCGGTTGTTTTGAGTGATCAGTTGATTAGTTAAATTAAATGCCAAGTAAAATAAGTCTGACCAAAGCTTCGGTTGTAGAGATATAGATGGTAGTTAGGGTCTACATTATCTACCAATAACCTCTCTTGATGCAACAATGAAATTGAATATGAATGATGTTGAGCCTATTATCTAATTACACTTTTAGCCTCTGCCCTATTAAGGTTTAAGCTTCTTTGATTTTGCTTACAAAAAAAAAAAAAAAAAAAAAGAACTTCTTTACCAGAGAGGTCTAGAATTAATTATATAGGAACAAATCATATTACCAGATAAGTCAAAATCCATTGTTCCTATATGCAAAAATTTTAGAGTAGTTTAGATAACCAAACAAGTAAAACCAATCATATCTCTAGATGATTTCAGCTCACCACCCTATATAAGAACAAATCATATTACCAGATAAGTCAAAATCCATTGTTCCTATATGCAGAAATTTTAGAGTAGTTTAGATAACAAAACAAGCAAAATCAATCATATCTCTAGATGATTTTAGCTCACCACCCTCACATACAGACACAGGTCATAAGTGCTTCCATGCTCTTAATGTCTAAACGTGACTAATCTCAAAATACTGCGTTTTTCAGTAGCTTTTTGTTGCAAACGCCTCCAAGAATTAATCTTGAGACAGAATGATGGCGCCTTGACACCTCACGTCTAATTAAGGCAATGTTCTAGACATACTATTTTAATCTTTGCTGGTAGTAATAGTAGTTGTGCTCATGTAGGTTCTAAGAAGACAAGTAGTGAAAATGCTACGTTCTGTAATATAATGTTCTAAGAGAGAATAAAAAACCTCCCACAATGACGGTCATAAGGTTGAGGGACGCTTCTAGTCGATAGAAGCTCGAGGTTTCCATTGTAAGGTTTTTGGACAATATGGTTTTAGTTTTAGGGCTAAATATGATCCCTCTCTCTTGTCTGTTAGGCTGGATTAGGATTTAGGTTTGGGAAAATAGAATTGGTCGAATTGGAGATTTGGAGTCACTTTTTAGTCACTTCGAATAAGGTACTTTACTAGACGAGTTTTTTCGCGTTTCACGCAGTGGATAACTTTGAATAACTACTTCTTACCAAATGAACAAAAATATATCAAATTTGGTATAGTGTTATAGAAAAATAAAGAGAAAGTTCAGTTAGTTTAAAACTTTAGAGAGAAGAAAAGAATTCAAGTGAACTGTGGAAAATATTTGGAGAAATACTTGATGCGTCGCATTATCTATTTCTTTTCTCTTTTTGTTTTTTTTTTTTTGATTGAAATAGCATTTATTAACTTCAATTGATACATCAAATTGGGTAGATTGGCCTCAAATGAGAACCCCTAAAGCAGAATCAACTACATACTAACAATTAACTCTAGGAGTCATACCGGTCCCTGCTCTTTGCAATACTATTCATGTACTCTAGTTAGCGCATTGCGGGCTAAGTGATGAGCCACTTATAATCCATTTCTTTTCTTTTTCAATTTCCAGTTCTTATTTATCAATTTATGAATTTCTGAATGGGAGGTTTGAGCTTGAGTGGATACATCCAAAATGGTTAGACCCAAAGCTAAAAACACCCAACACTCGACCAGTGAGAGACAGACAGAGATACAGAGAGAGCCAGACTGAGAAATACCGGGTTACTTGCTTATACGAAATCAAGGCCTCTCAGAACCGATTTTGTTGATGAGTATAAAGTGTATGAATCCTCAACTTCTTCCTTAATTTCTTCATTCCAAATTGGCATGTATTTGTTGATTTTTTTACTCCCATCGTTTCACGAGTAATTTTCTCTTCGTTTTAGTTCCTTATGCATTAGCAGCTTCTTGCCCACAACAAACTTTTTCTGTGTTTCTTTCTAGTTTGAAACTAACTATATACTTTCAATTCCTTCACACAAAGAAGTTTCTCTTTTTGGTGAATTTGGGTGAAAGAGGCAGTAAGAAGATTAAGATTAATTTATATTTAAGATTCAAGATAGCTTAAAAAAACGTGGGTTTTTATGAATGAGACTAAGCCCAGTTCTAGTTAGAATGTCATTTGCTGAATTTATGCACTACTTTTATTGCTTGTGTGGTATATGTTAAGAAATTTGGTTTAACTGCACAATAAATATACAAGAACTGTCTAGAGAAACCATTCCATTTTTGTTCTTTTTATCACTTGATGTTTGAGTAATCCAGATCTTTAGGTTATATTATGTGTATGATTATTTTGGATATGGGGAGTATGGAGGGTAAGAATTCAAGTGCCCTACATAACCTAGTTTATATTTAAGATGTATGTTAGTCATTTGCTATTTAATGAAGCTGTTACAGTATCTGACTTAAAAGGTAAAATGAATTTTGATGTGATCGGCCATTCTGTTGCAATTACGATCCAATGAATTGACTATTATTGAAAAAGTTAGTACAATATGAGAATGTTGATTGTAATATTTAATTCTTGAGGTCTGGTTTACTAATGAGCTCATTTTATGCTGAATATTATCAGGGCTGACAATTTAGGTCTGTCGAAACCAACCAACTGAGTATCAACCGTACCAATTAGGTTGGTATACCAAAAAGTCTGTAACTGACATAGTCGGTATGTTATACCATACCGGTTTCAGTAACACAGTTCGATAATGATATTGAGATTTCATACCATTGGCATACCGTATACCAACCGTATATGTGTACATACAAAAATACACTCATATTCTATAAATGGGAGGATCGAAACTCCAACCACTTGCACACAACCATAACTCCCAACCACACAAGACATCCTTACTATATAACATACATATTTTCGTTGTTATAGAGTCCTGCTATTTATACAAAAAACAGAAAATTTGTTGTAAAAGGGCAGAATCAAACCTCACACCTCATGCCCACAACCTTTGGTTCCAACCACTGAAGCAAGCGCGACACAAATTTGGAAGACTGCACAAAAATTTTGTACTTGTAGACAATCAATTATCCTACTATTTAATTACAGTCTCTTTTTATCTTCCATTTGTGTCATCTTCTCTAATTCTCTCACTTGGCTCTGAACTTCCTTTGGGCACTGGGCTTCTCAATCAGTCAATCCTCTTCTCACTTCCTCTCAACACCCCATAAAAGATTCAATTGGCCCTTCTTCTCCGAATTCGATTTGTTCGCCCTTGCCTCCGATCTCGATCGATAGGAGCGCCAGAACGCGCACCGCTCTGTCCACGCCCCCAGGCCCCTCAATTTCATTTTCGTCTTTCTTCTGGTATTTTTCATTTTTGCATGATGAATCTATGATCTCAATCTGGATATTTGGTTGCATTTTAATTCAAAGCTAGCAACTTCGTCCTTCACATAACATGAATCCCAGCACCCAGGGCATTTGCTTATTTCATTTTGACAGTAGCTTCTCTGTTATGGCGTCAAAATGTGGACTTGGTAGGTGCATATCAACTATATTATTACCCAATTGGTATAGAATCCCGTATCTATTACAATTTCATGGTGCTGACAATTTGGTTTATAATGTCCATCTGCAGATAACATGATGTGTTCGAGATACGATTGTGTGTAATGCTTCAATGGAGTCTAATGCTTCCACGAAGTCTCCTGTAAGCTTCCTGAAGCTCTTAGCTTATTTTTGTTTATAGATTTTTCTTTCTTTTGTGTGTCCAATTTGTGTATTATGTCATACTTGGGACAAAGGGTAGACATAACTTGCTTTCTCCACTTGGTGTATTGCAATTACACATTAACAAATTTGATTCCTATAAAAATCAACAGTATACTTTTGATGAATTTGTACATAGAATTAAACGACTTAGAAGTTCTCTGTGTTCAAAATGTTTTGTTAGTTTGTTTTCCTTTTTCCGTATTTATATTTAAAAATCTGTAATTTTGAATATTTAATTAACAGTTTCATTTGTTTCAGGATTGTGAAAGAAGAACTCCTAGCAGGATTGGGGACAGATCAAACAGTGATGTTGTGGTGAGGATACGAACACAGGATACTCGGGATGAATGGTTTTATTGTCACTCCCACATCCTCATAGAAAAGAGCAAGTATTTCGCTGATCGCCTATCTGATAGTTGGCCAACTTGTCAAATTCTTGACTCACGCAACTGTGTTGAGGTTTACTGCCAGGATTCAGATTTTGACTACCATGTCAGTGTTCTCCGTCTTCTCTATGTCATAGTAGATGGCTCGGTTGATGACATGTGGCATGGTGTTAAAAATGCCCTTGGCATTCTCCAGGTGGCTGTCAAACTTGAATGTCCCCAAATCATCACTGCTTGTGTGAAGTACTTGGAAGCAGTTTCCTGGGAAGAGTCTGAGGAGGAGGAGATTTTAAAAATCATACCGCGCATGGGCCCACAAGCTGAACCTATTCTAGCCCGCCTCCAACCAGTCACTCAATCCGCCGTCATGGGAATATTTTTCTCAACCATCCGGTTTGCCACATCTTCCCCTCCTCCAATCATGAATGATCTCAAGACTTCAGCACAGGAGCAGCTTGAGTACATGCTAACAGAAGATGATGATTCCCCTCTCTTGGCAGCTGATGATGAGATAAAAACTGAGGTAAAAGAATGTGCAAAGAGACTCTTTGAAAGATTTAATAATCAGTTAGAAGCTTTGTTATGCGAAATGGAATTATTTTCTGATGGGGGAAAGATACTATCATTTCAATCACTTTTATCAGATTTATCATGGGCATGCCAGATTTTGACTAAGTTAGAAATTATGAGAGATTTTGTCTGCAATTGGACAGATGCATCAGATAAAATAGTTATGGTCATCAAGCAAGCAAGTCCCACATCTGAGTTAATTGAAACGAAGCTGAAGGTTATCGAAGTTGCAGCAAAGGTTCTCGAGGCAATTGGTTATGGCAATGTGATTTTGCCAACAGCAAAACGGCTTCATATGGTCAATGTATGGCTTCCGTTTGTGAGGGTTACAAAACCTCTTATCGATTCTGCAGTGGCAACTACTGGTGATGATGCGTCAGCATTTAAAATGGATGGTGAACTGTGGCAATCCTTAGAATCCACGTTTGTTTCCCTAATTCTTGCACTGCCATCCACTGAGCAGGCAGAGATATTGACTGAATGGTTAGGGAATGAGCATATTGAATATCCTGACCTGACTGAAGCATTTGAGGTGTGGTGTTACAGATCCAAGGTTGCAAAAAGAAGACTATCAGTGATAGCTGTGAACCATGACAAGATTGATCCACATTAAGTAAGTAATCTCTTCTATTGATTTTTTTCATCTTTAGTAGGAAATCTAATTTTTGGACATCCTTACCCTAAACAAATATATTCGCAAAATCTAAATATGACAATATTTAGCTAGTCTTCTTGACAATATTAAGCTAAGTAGCCCTGTTTTAAACAGTTCCGTGTAAATTGTGGTTTAGGGTGTCATGTCATGTGATTTTGGTCCTGTAACTCCTGATTAATTGTAAAAATTGTAATTGATGGATTCTGAAAGTTACCAGGCAATGAAAATCAAGGTGTTTAGGTGTTTGTTCATGATTCCCTTGTTGAATCTGATTGCGAGTATGGATACCTTATTTTCATCTCTGCTCGTTAGAAACGTTTTGTTATGCTCTGTTGGGTACTTGGTTCAGATGAGATTCTTCTGCAGACTCATCTTTCCTGGATATTTGATGGGAAAATTAAATTTAGGATTAATTACAAAAGAGACCCCGAACTATGAGGTTGTTTTCATTTTCATACCCACCTATCAAAATTTTGCGTTTACATACCTGAAGTTTCTGCCGTTTGACAACTTAATACCTCCGTCAATCACACTGTTAAATTTGGCCGTTTTCTGTTAACATGGCATTTCTGGGACCCACAAATGTCATCTTTCAATAAAATTTCAAGAGTAATTATGTATAATTCACTCTCACTATTTTCATCTGATTCAAATCGGCATCTCAGCCATCCTCTTCAAGCTCCAAATCCCAGGGGGGAATCGACGGTGAACTACGCCTTGGTGAATGATGGGCCGAACCCAAAACCTAGTCATCGGAATCCGACGACCTGAACACGGTTGGCAGAGCCCCGGCTGCACCGTCGTTGACTCCATCGTCTTCAGCATCCGGTGGACTTCCTAGCTGGCTTTCTTCCTGGCAGCGAAACCCGAGCCTGCAACCAAAATGGTTTGGTACTCAATCTTCCACACGGACGCATGGTTACTTATATCTCATGAAGCCCGGAGAACCCTCCTCCATCACAAACCAACCAGAGCAAATCAGCAAATGACTCCGAGAAAAGAGTGAGACCTCATCCCTAACCCCAACTTTTGCCTAGTTCTTACCTGGTTTTGATAAGGGAGTTCACATAGTATGATATCATATCACTTCTCTCTTATAAAGATATAGTCTTGGGTTTGTGTCTTGTCTTGAATTGCCTATGTATATGTTTGAACTCTCTAAGCACTAGGAGTGGACTCCAATAGAAACAACCGGTAATTAGACTCCCTATTCATTCAGCAGCAGACCTTTAATCCAATTTTATCAATCCAATTTCAATTTCATAATGAAAAATGCAATCTTGGTCCTCAGCATACATTTACTCCAAGGCCTCTTTGAAAACTAAAGAACTAAGCTAAATATTATCTGAATGCAAACTTCACATTTATAGCAGAGTCGTACCTGAATGGATTAGAGGGTTAGGGTGATTTTGATCAGCGATTAAGAGGAGTGTGAGGATGAGGCTGGATTTTTGTCTCCCCATTGGGTTTGCTTCTTGTCAAATCCAGTAATAGTTATTGGATCTAATTATGTGTGTTAGAAGTAAAATTCTGGGTTAATCAATTTTTGGAATGAGTGGAGTGGCTGATGAGGAATATTGCGGGAGAAGTACAGTGGGTGGCAAATAATGGGAGGGCTAGGAAGCACGGAAGCTTGGCCACTCACATTTCCCGCTTCGGAAGCGGAGCGCGAGGAAGCGTCCGGAAGCGCGCTTCCGGAAAAAGTGGTTTTGGAAGCGCGAAGGAAGAGCAAGCTTCCGGATTGGAAGTGTGACGGTGGTCAGTGTCGGAAGTGCGATGACAATTTTTTGTAATCAAATCTGTTTGTGAATCAATTGATATGATATGATATGACAATCTATTTGTTCGGTTTCATTATAAACAAAATTGTGATTGAAAGTTTTCATTGATTACCATTTACCAACCACCATTCTGAAACTAGAAAGAGAGACAGAGAGATAAGAAAGAGGTATGAGGCGCAGAATAAATTAATAAATGAAGACATGCAAAACCTTCTCTATGTAGAAGTATAATGTAAATACATATTTTATTTCTTATATTATAATATATATATATATATATATATATATATTTATTTATTTTATTCCGCGTTTCCAAAACGCTTCCGCTTTCAAGTATTTTTTTTTAAAAACACTTCCGCGTTTCCAAACGCTTTGCTTCCACGCTTCCGCTTCCGCTTTCGATTCCATGCAACATAGTGGGAGGGAAGTAAGATCAGTCAACCTTGTAGAAAGAAACGTACTATGAGAGTGAAATAGAGTCGGACAAATAGTGAGAGTGAAATATACAGAATTATCCTTGAAACTTTATTGAAAGCTGACATTTGTGGGTCCTAGAAATGCCATATCAACAGAAAACGTCCCAATTTAACAATGTGATTGACGGAGGTATTAAGTTGTCAAACGGTGTCGGTGAGCCGTGACCTGGTTGGTTAAGGTGTTAACTAACAACTTTGAGGTCATGGGTTCAAACCTCGTTGACATATGTAGGGTGTGTGAGTTATTTAATAAAAAAGTTTAAAAAAAAAAANNNNNNNNNNNNNNNNNNNNNNNNNNNNNNNNNNNNNNNNNNNNNNNNNNNNNNNNNNNNNNNNNNNNNNNNNNNNNNNNNNNNNNNNNNNNNNNNNNNNNNNNNNNNNNNNNNNNNNNNNNNNNNNNNNNNNNNNNNNNNNNNNNNNNNNNNNNNNNNNNNNNNNNNNNNNNNNNNNNNNNNNNNNNNNNNNNNNNNNNNNNNNNNNNNNNNNNNNNNNNNNNNNNNNNNNNNNNNNNNNNNNNNNNNNNNNNNNNNNNNNNNNNNNNNNNNNNNNNNNNNNNNNNNNNNNNNNNNNNNNNNNNNNNNNNNNNNNNNNNNNNNNNNNNNNNNNNNNNNNNNNNNNNNNNNNNNNNNNNNNNNNNNNNNNNNNNNNNNNNNNNNNNNNNNNNNNNNNNNNNNNNNNNNNNNNNNNNNNNNNNNNNNNNNNNNNNNNNNNNNNNNNNNNNNNNNNNNNNNNNNNNNNNNNNNNNNNNNNNNNNNNNNNNNNNNNNNNNNNNNNNNNNNNNNNNNNNNNNNNNNNNNNNNNNNNNNNNNNNNNNNNNNNNNACATGGAGAACTCTAAAATCTGCATACCGGTGAAGAAACTCTTTCACCTCTGCTATGATGGTACCCAAGGTAGAAAGATCTGTATCTGGTTGCGATACTGCTTGCTGAAGCAGCAAACAATCAGTCTCAAAAACAATCTTACTGATATGCAAAGTTTCAGCTAGTTTCAGACCCTCCAATAAAGCTATCAATTCAGCATGGAAAGGAGAAGTAACTTGTACGAGAACCTTACCAGCCCCTGCACGGAACTGCCCGTGTTCATCTCGAATTACAACTCCACTTCCTCCTCTATGGATATCAGTCACAAAAGCTCCATCACAGCTGCATTTATACTAACCATGCCTTGGTTTTTCCCATTTCTTTTGTCTACCAACAGTAGTTCCAAGGCTTGAGGTATTGATTGCTGTGAATTCTGTTAACCATCCCAAACTAAGCAAAGCAGCTTCACTGGGTCTTTGTCTCTTATTCTCCCATAACTGAGTGTTTCTATTTTTCCATATGGACCACATAATTATAAGCACCTTTGCAAACACATCTTTGGTCACAGTACCTACCAATGTTGCTTCCAAATACTTGGATGATAGAGGTTTGTCATTCTTGCTTTTTGTATGGAGCTTGCACTACAGTTTCTCCGTGTACACTTTTCTTCCCAAAGTTGTACCTCTTTGCATCTCAAGACTTCTTTCTATTTTATATAAGCAGAAGATACACGTCAATCCTCGTTAATGCATTATAAATCTCACACACTAAAATATTGCTACCAATACCCTATTTTTATACTTTTTTCTGGTTTGAGGGATATGCAATGCACTGTGATATTGCTTTCCAAGTATAAGGTTTCCCCTATATATTATTATTATTATAGTTACAGACTTGCAGGTTCTAGAAAGTAGAAACTGTCTACTTTAGATTGGCCTAAAATTTGAGACGTTGGGTGGATTGATTGAGGGGCATATAAATTGCAGCATCTGGAGAAGCAGGCTTATAATATCTCATGTCTGCACTATTTTAGTTTAGCTGATACTTCAACTGAAACAGAAAAGAGAAGAAAAGAAAAGGGAACATGCCCGATTACTTAACATCAAATTATCAATATATATTGGTATACCCATATCACTTGACTAAGATTTTACACCAATCCATCTATCCATCACCAAAACTTACAAAATAATATACAATCCTCAACCATATGCTCTCAAATCCTAAGCTGTCTAAGATCTGAAATGGTTATATGCAGAAGTATATACCTATACTAAGTAAATTCTTCTTTCTATACACTACCATATGCATTCCCTTGTTCCCAAAGTATTTAGAAGGCATCATAGAAAGAAAATAATAGTGGGAAGACCAAAGGCTATGGCATGAATGTATGTCCCCTGCCAAGCTTCTTCAAGGTGGTCTTCTTATTTGAGATATCAGGCCACAAAGTCTGGCAACAATTGTGCTACAAACCTTTTTCGATTCTGAATGTCGATGCTTTCGAATCCAGCAGAAGAGTGAGGAGCTGAAGTGTTCATGGTTCCAAACTGATCATTTGGTTCTCCAATGTGATCAACTCTTCTTCCCAATTGAATGTTTTGGTTTGGAAGAAATGTTTGGTGATGGGCACCTGATAAGGAGAGGTTTTCACAATGAGGAAGACCAAGACTGAGAGAGACACTATTGCCTGAGAACCTTGGAGTGAATTGGTCTGTATCAAACCTCCCGATTTCACCAATTGGATATTGCCCGAAATTCCCAATAAAATTGGTCTGTCCTCCCATGAATGAGTACCCATCTCTGCTCTGCCTCTCATCCCCAAATTTCATAGAAACTTGCTCATTGCTCACCTCTTGAGGCTTGACGTCCATGTGGTTCATCATACTATTTGGTGAATGCATTATTTCAGTGCTCCTTGGCTTCTTTGGACTACCCTGTGTGATGCCATCCAATTCTGAAGACCCGATGAGGCTGAATCCGGACTGGTTCCGAACCATGTTTGTAGGAGATGTAGAAGCTGAGGACATTGACATTGACATTGATGGAGGAGCAGCAATATGATTTGTGGAAGTCTCTTGTTTGGAATTGAAAGTACTATTGGTTTGGTTCTGATCAGTAGCAGGACTTCTCTCTTGTGGAGGTGTGGACTTTGATGCAGAATCCTCATTGCTCTTGCTTATCTTCTCAGATGATCCATTGAGCTCATTCTCCTTGATTTCCTCCAAGTACATTTCTTCCACCATCGGCTTCCACAAACGAACTCGAGCATTTATAAACCAGTTTGAAACCTGCATAATAATCAGTTTTCAGACTTATGAATACAATGTCCTAGACACATGATCACTTATAGTGAAAGAATGACAATACACTGCTGAAGAAAATAATTCTGACGTAAATGAGCAAACATTTGAAATGTACAAAGGCTTCACCTGGCTCCTAGTAAGCCCTGTTTGCTTTGCAAGCAAGTGCTTGTCTGAATCCTTTGGATAGCTGTAACCAAAAATTCAATCGCTTAGTACTGAAATATGAATGTGACAGACAATTGAGACTAATTCTGAGAGATAATTTATGAGAGCGCTTACGGGTGTAGGAAGTGTTCGAAAAGCCAAGCACGAAGAACAGAAACAGATCTTTCAGGCAATCCTCTTTGGGGTCTCCAAGCATTGTGCTGGATCATTCCCAACTGTTGGAGAGCTCTTTGTTGTCTGAGCTGGTGGTCAACATATTTGAGCCTTGAACCTTCAATCTTCCCCCCACTGCAATCCTCTTCGCCTAAGCTCTTATTGGCGGCTCGGATTTGGTTTGTTATTGCATCTT of the Fragaria vesca subsp. vesca linkage group LG6, FraVesHawaii_1.0, whole genome shotgun sequence genome contains:
- the LOC101302281 gene encoding BTB/POZ domain-containing protein At3g05675-like, encoding MESNASTKSPDCERRTPSRIGDRSNSDVVVRIRTQDTRDEWFYCHSHILIEKSKYFADRLSDSWPTCQILDSRNCVEVYCQDSDFDYHVSVLRLLYVIVDGSVDDMWHGVKNALGILQVAVKLECPQIITACVKYLEAVSWEESEEEEILKIIPRMGPQAEPILARLQPVTQSAVMGIFFSTIRFATSSPPPIMNDLKTSAQEQLEYMLTEDDDSPLLAADDEIKTEVKECAKRLFERFNNQLEALLCEMELFSDGGKILSFQSLLSDLSWACQILTKLEIMRDFVCNWTDASDKIVMVIKQASPTSELIETKLKVIEVAAKVLEAIGYGNVILPTAKRLHMVNVWLPFVRVTKPLIDSAVATTGDDASAFKMDGELWQSLESTFVSLILALPSTEQAEILTEWLGNEHIEYPDLTEAFEVWCYRSKVAKRRLSVIAVNHDKIDPH
- the LOC101297269 gene encoding BEL1-like homeodomain protein 1-like, which translates into the protein MATYYHGNSEIQSPDGGLQTLVLMNHGGYVPYSDATQQQHSPSAAATNQQLVFLNSAGANNQLAQASTLPHAPPSHTQQFVGIPLPTVSTQDPSNSQGMHPHHDMAALHAFMPRIQTQYALWNSIDPSTRDTPRAQQGLSLSLSSQQPGFGSFRGADREVPTGEDIRVSSGSTSSASGVTNGISGMQSVLLSSKYLKAAQELLDEVVNVGNGMRTELPKKGNGNQSKAMAESSMAAAGDGSVGGDQDSGKRAVELSTAERQEIQMKKGKLITMLDEVDQRYRQYHRQMQMVIASFEQAAGIGSARTYTALALQTISKQFRCLKDAITNQIRAANKSLGEEDCSGGKIEGSRLKYVDHQLRQQRALQQLGMIQHNAWRPQRGLPERSVSVLRAWLFEHFLHPYPKDSDKHLLAKQTGLTRSQVSNWFINARVRLWKPMVEEMYLEEIKENELNGSSEKISKSNEDSASKSTPPQERSPATDQNQTNSTFNSKQETSTNHIAAPPSMSMSMSSASTSPTNMVRNQSGFSLIGSSELDGITQGSPKKPRSTEIMHSPNSMMNHMDVKPQEVSNEQVSMKFGDERQSRDGYSFMGGQTNFIGNFGQYPIGEIGRFDTDQFTPRFSGNSVSLSLGLPHCENLSLSGAHHQTFLPNQNIQLGRRVDHIGEPNDQFGTMNTSAPHSSAGFESIDIQNRKRFVAQLLPDFVA